A genome region from Armatimonadota bacterium includes the following:
- a CDS encoding uroporphyrinogen decarboxylase — translation MTKHERVYAAVDGNPVDRPPVALWRHFPQEDQRAETLAQAHAAFFKTFDWDFLKVTPASAFYGDDWGLRSTYRPNREGVRHYTERPIKKETDWPKLKRLDISTGAHGRELKTIRLLRKALPDAIILASVFSPLSIARALAGETALLRYLRDSVDETHEGLDIITEATGQFAAECIASGADGLFLATQCASTGYMTIEEYEEFGRPYDLRVLDAARKAEVVMLHIHGERIMFEQLVDYPVQIVNWHDRRTPPTLREAREQFSGTIAGGVDSMDTIGRAAPEQVAAEVRDAIAQTQGKRFVVTAGCVIPIDAPEENVRAVRQAVEP, via the coding sequence GTGACGAAGCACGAGCGGGTCTATGCCGCTGTTGACGGCAATCCGGTGGACCGCCCGCCGGTAGCCCTGTGGCGGCACTTCCCGCAAGAGGACCAGCGGGCCGAGACGCTGGCCCAGGCCCACGCGGCGTTCTTCAAGACCTTCGACTGGGACTTCCTGAAGGTCACACCGGCCAGCGCCTTCTACGGCGACGACTGGGGCCTGCGCTCGACCTACAGGCCCAACCGGGAAGGCGTCCGGCACTACACCGAGCGGCCGATCAAGAAGGAAACCGACTGGCCCAAGCTCAAGCGGCTGGACATTAGCACCGGAGCCCACGGCCGCGAGTTGAAGACGATCCGGTTACTCCGAAAGGCGCTGCCGGACGCGATCATCCTGGCCTCGGTCTTCAGCCCGCTCTCTATCGCCCGCGCGCTGGCCGGCGAGACCGCGCTGCTCCGCTACCTGAGGGACTCGGTGGACGAGACGCACGAAGGCCTCGACATCATCACCGAGGCCACGGGCCAGTTCGCGGCCGAGTGCATCGCCTCGGGAGCCGACGGCCTGTTCCTGGCCACCCAGTGTGCCTCCACCGGATACATGACCATCGAGGAGTACGAGGAGTTCGGACGGCCCTACGACCTGCGCGTGCTCGATGCCGCGCGCAAGGCCGAGGTCGTGATGTTGCACATCCACGGCGAGCGAATCATGTTCGAGCAGCTCGTGGACTATCCTGTGCAGATAGTCAACTGGCACGACCGGCGCACCCCGCCGACGCTTCGGGAGGCACGCGAGCAATTCTCGGGCACGATCGCGGGCGGCGTGGACTCCATGGACACGATCGGCAGGGCCGCGCCCGAGCAGGTGGCCGCGGAGGTCCGGGACGCCATTGCCCAGACACAGGGCAAGCGGTTCGTCGTCACCGCGGGATGCGTGATACCCATAGACGCGCCTGAGGAGAACGTGCGGGCGGTGCGCCAGGCGGTTGAGCCGTAG
- a CDS encoding TAXI family TRAP transporter solute-binding subunit yields MALDGYRVRGLAVAITVAAVVAGGLGPVAAGPAVRLSIATGTTGGVYFPMGGGLASLISKHIPGVTATAEVTPASVDNIRLLQAKRADLAFVLADTAHDAIKGEEAFRGSPVPIRTLAPLYNNFNHLVTVDGTGITIIGDIRGKRVSVGPPGSGTEVTALRILEAAGIHPDRDIRRERLSPAASADAIKDKKMDAFFWSGGLPTAAVLDLAASPGIRIRLVPLDALLPAMQRKWGNLYFRSVVMKEFYPGMPADAPTIGVANLLISHADFDAELAYQITKLLFERRPELAQVHKEAANITLIGAAGRSPLPFHPGAVRYFRERGVEGF; encoded by the coding sequence TTGGCCTTGGATGGGTACAGGGTGAGAGGTCTGGCGGTTGCCATCACGGTGGCCGCCGTTGTCGCGGGAGGACTGGGACCGGTCGCAGCAGGACCCGCGGTCCGCCTGTCAATAGCCACCGGGACCACCGGCGGCGTTTACTTCCCCATGGGCGGCGGCCTGGCGTCGCTGATCTCCAAGCACATCCCAGGCGTGACAGCCACGGCCGAGGTCACGCCGGCTTCGGTGGACAACATCCGGCTGCTGCAGGCCAAGCGGGCCGACCTAGCATTTGTCCTGGCGGATACAGCCCACGACGCGATCAAGGGCGAGGAGGCGTTCCGCGGCAGCCCTGTGCCGATTCGGACCCTGGCGCCGCTCTACAACAACTTCAACCACCTGGTGACGGTGGACGGCACCGGCATCACGATCATCGGCGACATTCGCGGCAAGCGCGTCTCGGTCGGCCCGCCAGGCAGCGGGACCGAGGTGACCGCGCTGAGGATCCTGGAGGCGGCGGGCATCCACCCGGATAGGGACATCCGCAGGGAGCGCCTCTCCCCGGCTGCATCCGCCGACGCCATCAAGGACAAGAAGATGGACGCCTTCTTCTGGAGCGGAGGGCTGCCCACAGCCGCAGTGCTGGACCTGGCCGCCTCGCCGGGCATCCGGATCCGGCTGGTGCCGCTGGACGCCCTGCTGCCCGCCATGCAGCGCAAGTGGGGCAACCTCTACTTTCGGTCGGTTGTGATGAAGGAGTTCTATCCCGGGATGCCCGCCGACGCCCCGACCATCGGCGTCGCCAACCTGCTGATCTCGCACGCGGACTTCGACGCTGAACTCGCCTATCAGATTACGAAGCTCCTCTTCGAGCGGCGGCCTGAACTGGCTCAGGTGCACAAAGAGGCGGCCAACATCACGCTGATCGGCGCGGCGGGGCGCTCGCCGCTGCCGTTCCACCCCGGGGCCGTCAGGTACTTCAGGGAGCGAGGAGTCGAAGGGTTCTAG